A genomic window from Purpureocillium takamizusanense chromosome 2, complete sequence includes:
- a CDS encoding Branched-chain-amino-acid transaminase (antiSMASH:Cluster_2.7~COG:E~EggNog:ENOG503P0A5) — MSFPPPPRAELDWEKTSAETHVHGHIECRWTHETGSWSEPEFIHDPYLRVHGLSPVLHYGQEAYEGLKAFRAPGGDIHVVRPDYHARRLIQSSGLVSIPPVPEELFLSCVNLAVGMNADIVPPHDAQGMLYIRPVVFGMGAWLRLEPPNEYLFCVFVTTAGAFHGSEPLDALILEDFDRAAPRGTGSGKVGGNYSPVIRWSQQAKRDGYDITLHLDSQTRTEIEEFSTSAFVGTHVNGQNVTLVVPDTTNVVSSVTSDSVQQLAKSLGWAVEKRPIKYDELSTFSEVMACGTAVTLVSIRSITRKSTSDKFLYQSAAETMGPCAKQLSTLLHDIYRGKIADEFGWRVKVQEPSCFRKRKAADEETRQGKKTMLNGHAEATQAALEVN, encoded by the exons ATGTCTTTCCCAcctccgcctcgagctgAGCTTG ACTGGGAAAAAACTTCGGCGGAAACACATGTACACGGCCACATTGAATGTCGTTGGACGCACGAGACAGGGAGCTGGTCGGAGCCTGAATTCATCCATGATCCGTACTTGCGTGTACATGGGTTGTCGCCTGTGCTCCACTATG GTCAGGAAGCATATGAGGGTTTGAAAG CTTTTCGAGCACCGGGCGGTGATATCCATGTCGTCAGACCCGATTACCATGCGCGCCGTCTCATTCAGTCTTCCGGATTGGTTTCAATCCCACCTGTCCCAGAGGAGCTCTTCTTGAGCTGTGTCAACTTGGCAGTTGGCATGAATGCCGATATTGTACCGCCTCATGATGCCCAGGGAATGCTGTATATCAGACCAGTGGTCTTTGGGATGGGTGCCTGGCTTCGGCTTGAACCGCCCAATGAGTATCTTTTCTGCGTCTTCGTTACCACCGCGGGAGCTTTTCATGGCTCCGAGCCACTGGATGCGCTCATTCTCGAGGACTTCGACCGGGCGGCACCCCGTGGCACGGGATCGGGCAAGGTAGGCGGCAATTACTCGCCCGTCATTCGATGGAGTCAACAGGCAAAGCGGGATGGCTACGATATTACTCTGCATCTCGACAGTCAAACCAGAACCGAGATTGAAGAGTTTTCGACATCAGCTTTTGTTGGGACTCATGTCAATGGCCAAAACGTCACGCTGGTCGTACCAGACACGACGAATGTTGTGAGCAGCGTGACCAGCGACAGTGTTCAGCAGCTTGCAAAGTCGCTAGGCTGGGCTGTTGAGAAAAGACCT ATCAAATATGATGAACTCTCGACCTTCTCTGAGGTGATGGCTTGCGGCACAGCCGTCACTCTTGTGTCCATTAGGTCAATAACGAGGAAGAGCACATCGGACAAGTTCCTCTATCAGAGCGCTGCAGAGACCATGGGTCCTTGCGCGAAACAACTGTCAACACTTTTGCACGATATATATAGAGGCAAAATCGCAGATGAGTTTGGATGGCGCGTGAAGGTTCAAGAGCCATCGTGCTTCAGGAAGCGCAAGGCAGCAGACGAGGAAACGAGGCAGGGCAAGAAGACGATGCTAAATGGGCATGCTGAAGCAACGCAGGCAGCACTTGAAGTAAACTAG
- a CDS encoding uncharacterized protein (antiSMASH:Cluster_2.7~COG:I~EggNog:ENOG503NWUW), producing MGTTSLLRGVHMTALSRSVTQSLKSPGLVSSRLALAPTTRNALKSRRNCLPQLAFHQFTNTSLDSSATSKVSAESAAHVRHDESDPSAKDGAKPADDKKARPAIKIKWYWKGLILLVELCIGDYLLDRYVFGGVMLRTTIAYAVLARVGLDYKLHYGKDCWLARHPEEDLHHRNAQRVCSMLKWNGGLYLKAGQAVAMQGSVLPEEYQRMFGEMFDDAPQSSWSDVEKVIKQDFGGRSIEEVFGVTESDQQGNSLFVFEREPRASASIAQVHYARLPDGRGLAVKVQRREISKQVSWDLWSMKLMTEYTAWVTGLPMGGMGQFVADRVMQETDFEHEAGNSEKMADLIANDPSLRDRVYIPKVYREFTSKRVLTTEWVDAVQLWDRDAITGRVAANHSTASNKAGLGLRLEDVMRTVVELFSAQMFSWGFVHCDPHPGNILVRQNPKHPARAQVVLLDHGLYITMSDELRRQYARFWKALVTNDDAALQRVSREWGMKSADAWADASLMRPYKNPSNADNESSQGWERTKETPEERKQRMIDEAAAYLGDEAHWVLCSQGHQR from the exons ATGGGCACAACCAGCCTCCTGCGAGGCGTTCACATGACGGCGCTGTCGCGCAGTGTCACCCAAAGCCTCAAGTCACCCGGTCTTGTGTCCTCTCGACTGGCTCTGGCGCCGACGACTCGCAATGCGCTGAAAAGCAGGCGCAACTGCCTGCCCCAATTAGCCTTCCACCAATTCACCAACACCTCCCTGGACAGCTCAGCAACTTCCAAAGTATCAGCCGAAAGTGCTGCGCACGTGCGGCATGATGAATCGGACCCGTCAGCGAAGGATGGTGCGAAACcagccgacgacaagaaggcGCGGCCTGCCATCAAGATCAAATGGTACTGGAAGGGCTTGATTCTTCTTGTCGAGCTCTGTATTGGCGACTACCTGCTCGACAGGTATGTATTTGGCGGCGTGATGCTGCGCACGACCATTGCCTATGCGGTGCTCGCACGGGTCGGCCTTGACTACAAGCTTCACTACGGCAAGGATTGTTGGCTGGCCAGGCATCCAGAGGAGGATCTCCACCATCGCAATGCGCAGCGCGTGTGCTCCATGCTGAAGTGGAACGGCGGTCTGTATCTCAAGGCCGGGCAAGCCGTGGCCATGCAGGGGAGCGTGCTTCCCGAGGAGTACCAACGCATGTTTGGCGAAATgttcgacgacgcgccgcaaAGCTCGTGGTCTGACGTCGAAAAAGTCATCAAGCAGGATTTCGGTGGTCGCAGCATTGAGGAGGTCTTTGGCGTCACTGAATCTGATCAGCAGGGCAACTCCCTGTTTGTCTTCGAACGGGAGCCGCGGGCCTCCGCATCCATTGCCCAGGTGCATTACGCTCGGCTACCGGACGGCCGTGGCTTGGCGGTCAAGGTTCAGCGGCGGGAGATCTCCAAGCAAGTGTCCTGGGACCTCTGGTCCATGAAGCTCATGACCGAGTACACGGCCTGGGTGACTGGGCTACCCATGGGTGGCATGGGTCAGTTCGTCGCCGACAGGGTAATGCAGGAGACGGACTTCGAGCACGAGGCGGGCAACTCTGAGAAGATGGCAGATCTGATCGCGAACGATCCGTCACTCCGCGACCGTGTCTATATCCCGAAGGTGTACCGAGAGTTCACCTCCAAGCGAGTTCTTACAACGGAGTGGGTGGATGCAGTCCAGCTTTGGGATCGAGACGCAATCACCGGCCGGGTCGCAGCAAATCATTCGACCGCGTCCAATAAAGCTGGGCTTGGCCTTCGCCTGGAAGACGTCATGAGGACTGTTGTGGAGCTGTTTTCCGCGCAAATGTTCTCGTGGGGTTTTGTCCATTGCGACCCGCACCCTGGCAACATTCTCGTACGTCAGAACCCTAAGCaccctgcgcgcgcgcaggttGTGCTTCTCGATCACGGCCTCTATATTACAATGTCGGACGAGCTGAGAAGACAATACGCCCGATTCTGGAAAGCACTTGTCACCAACGATGATGCTGCACTTCAGAGAGTATCGCGCGAATGGGGGATGAAGAGCGCCGATGCGTGGGCTGACGCGTCGCTCATGCGGCCGTACAAAAACCCATCTAATGCAGACAACGAAAGTAGCCAAGGGTGGGAGCGGACTAAGGAAACCCCTGAAGAGCGCAAGCAGCGGATGATTGACGAAGCTGCGGCATATCTGGGTGACGAGG CTCATTGGGTCCTGTGCTCTCAAGGCCATCAAAGATGA